One window of the Microbulbifer sp. Q7 genome contains the following:
- a CDS encoding CPBP family intramembrane glutamic endopeptidase: MEHTASSPAGDPSEHFTSEQVVPAPWRATGWLVVFALLHFIGVFFYIAGYGGYLGAQLGAQGQVMDPAVIQAQVAAHAATPGAMAGMYLAQFALILPVLLLVSRFKHQSAGQTLAIRAFPVNQILPWLAVLAAFLATQFIVYRLFEIDAGDFMQTLAGSKHLLLALVLVIAAPLLEELVFRGYLFQAWRNTRLGFSGTLLLTSVLFTLLHWGQYNLVQLGFIFAFALILGFTREKSGSVLLPMLLHLCNNLVAAIVVLYLGIL; this comes from the coding sequence ATGGAACATACCGCATCCTCCCCCGCCGGCGACCCGAGCGAACATTTCACCTCTGAACAAGTCGTACCCGCGCCATGGCGTGCCACGGGCTGGCTGGTGGTGTTCGCGCTGCTGCATTTTATCGGCGTATTTTTCTATATCGCAGGCTACGGCGGCTATCTCGGTGCACAGCTGGGCGCGCAGGGGCAAGTGATGGACCCCGCGGTGATCCAAGCCCAGGTCGCCGCCCACGCCGCTACTCCCGGTGCCATGGCTGGCATGTATCTGGCGCAGTTCGCACTCATCCTGCCGGTGCTGCTACTAGTTTCCCGTTTTAAACATCAGAGCGCTGGCCAGACCCTGGCTATCCGCGCATTCCCCGTGAACCAAATACTGCCCTGGCTCGCAGTGCTGGCAGCATTTCTCGCCACGCAATTTATCGTGTACCGCCTGTTCGAGATTGACGCGGGCGATTTCATGCAGACCCTGGCGGGTAGCAAGCACCTGCTTCTCGCGCTGGTTCTGGTCATTGCCGCACCGCTACTGGAAGAGCTGGTTTTCCGCGGCTACCTGTTCCAGGCCTGGCGCAACACCCGCCTGGGCTTTAGCGGCACCCTGCTGCTGACCTCTGTGCTGTTTACCCTGCTGCACTGGGGCCAGTACAACCTGGTGCAGCTTGGTTTCATCTTCGCTTTCGCATTAATTCTCGGATTTACGCGGGAAAAAAGCGGCAGTGTACTGCTGCCTATGCTGTTGCATTTATGTAACAACCTTGTTGCGGCGATTGTGGTGCTGTATCTGGGAATCTTGTAA
- a CDS encoding PrkA family serine protein kinase — protein sequence MSIFNHYLERYESIQEEELTIQEYLELCKNDRSAYASPAERMLMAIGEAELIDTSRDPRLSRIFSNKVIKRYKAFNEFYGMEEAIEQIVSFFRHAAQGLEEKKQILYLLGPVGGGKSSLAERLKAMMEQIPIYAIKGSPVFESPLALFSPHEDGQILEEDYGIPRRYVNTIMSPWAVKRLHEFNGDITKFKVVKIRPSILDQISIAKTEPGDENNQDISALVGKVDIRKLEDFPQNDPDAYSFSGSLCRSNQGLMEFVEMFKAPIKVLHPLLTATQEGNYNSTEGLGAIPFNGIILAHSNESEWQTFRNNRNNEAFLDRIYIVKVPYCLRVKEEMKIYDKLLEHSSLSKAPCAPDTLRMLAQFSVLSRIKNPENSSVFSKMRVYDGENLKDTDPKAKTIQEYRDNAGVDEGMNGLSTRFAFKILSKVFNFDATEVAANPVHLLYVLEQQIEQEQFPPEIQENYLGFIKEYLAPRYVEFIGKEIQTAYLESYAEYGQNLFDRYVTYADFWIQDQEYRDPETGEILDRAALNEELEKTEKPAGISNPKDFRNEIVNFVLRARAGNQGKNPDWRSYEKLRSVIEKKMFSNTEDLLPVISFNTKASADDQKKHADFVARMVERGYTEKQVRLLSEWYLRVRKSQ from the coding sequence ATGTCGATATTCAATCACTACCTGGAACGCTACGAGTCGATTCAGGAGGAAGAACTCACCATCCAGGAGTACCTGGAACTATGTAAAAACGACCGCAGCGCCTACGCATCTCCGGCAGAGCGTATGCTGATGGCCATTGGCGAGGCGGAGCTGATCGACACCTCCCGCGACCCACGACTCTCGCGCATCTTTTCCAACAAGGTGATCAAGCGCTACAAGGCATTCAATGAATTTTACGGCATGGAGGAAGCGATCGAGCAGATTGTTTCTTTCTTCCGCCATGCAGCCCAGGGGCTGGAAGAGAAGAAGCAGATACTGTACCTGCTCGGCCCTGTTGGCGGCGGCAAGTCCTCCCTGGCGGAGCGCCTCAAGGCGATGATGGAGCAGATCCCGATCTACGCCATCAAGGGCTCCCCGGTGTTCGAATCCCCCCTTGCGCTATTTTCCCCTCACGAAGACGGGCAGATTCTGGAGGAGGACTACGGCATTCCGCGTCGCTATGTAAACACCATCATGTCGCCCTGGGCGGTAAAGCGCCTGCATGAATTCAACGGTGATATCACCAAATTCAAGGTGGTGAAAATCCGTCCGTCCATTCTGGATCAGATCAGCATCGCCAAAACCGAGCCGGGCGACGAGAACAACCAGGATATTTCTGCGCTGGTGGGTAAGGTGGATATCCGCAAGCTGGAAGACTTCCCGCAGAATGACCCGGACGCCTACAGCTTTTCCGGCAGCCTGTGCCGTTCCAACCAGGGCCTGATGGAATTTGTGGAGATGTTCAAGGCGCCCATCAAGGTGCTGCACCCGCTCCTCACCGCCACCCAGGAAGGCAACTACAACAGTACCGAGGGCCTCGGCGCAATTCCTTTCAACGGGATCATTCTCGCCCACTCTAACGAATCCGAGTGGCAGACCTTCCGCAATAACCGCAACAATGAAGCCTTCCTCGACCGCATCTATATCGTCAAGGTGCCTTACTGCCTGCGGGTGAAGGAAGAAATGAAGATCTACGACAAACTTCTGGAGCACAGCTCGCTGTCCAAGGCACCCTGCGCCCCGGATACCCTGCGTATGCTGGCACAGTTTTCGGTATTGTCTCGCATCAAGAACCCGGAAAACTCCAGTGTGTTCTCCAAGATGCGGGTGTATGACGGTGAAAACCTAAAAGACACCGATCCGAAAGCGAAAACCATTCAGGAATACCGGGACAACGCCGGGGTGGACGAGGGCATGAACGGCCTGTCTACCCGCTTCGCTTTCAAGATCCTGTCCAAGGTGTTCAACTTCGACGCCACGGAAGTCGCCGCCAACCCGGTGCATCTCTTGTATGTACTCGAGCAGCAGATCGAACAGGAACAGTTTCCGCCGGAGATTCAGGAAAACTATCTGGGCTTTATCAAGGAATACTTGGCACCGCGCTACGTGGAATTTATCGGCAAGGAAATCCAGACGGCCTACCTTGAGTCCTATGCGGAGTATGGCCAGAACCTGTTCGACCGCTATGTCACTTACGCGGACTTCTGGATTCAGGATCAGGAATATCGCGATCCGGAAACCGGTGAGATCCTCGACCGCGCGGCACTGAACGAGGAGCTTGAGAAAACCGAAAAACCTGCGGGCATTTCCAACCCGAAAGATTTCCGCAACGAGATCGTCAACTTCGTACTACGCGCCCGCGCTGGCAACCAGGGCAAGAATCCGGACTGGCGGTCCTACGAGAAGCTGCGTTCGGTCATCGAGAAGAAGATGTTCTCCAATACCGAGGATCTGCTGCCAGTGATTTCCTTCAACACCAAGGCCTCGGCAGACGATCAGAAGAAACATGCGGACTTTGTGGCGCGCATGGTTGAGCGCGGCTACACCGAGAAGCAGGTGCGGCTGCTTTCCGAGTGGTACCTGCGGGTGCGCAAGTCTCAGTAA
- the galE gene encoding UDP-glucose 4-epimerase GalE: MKVLVTGGAGYIGSHTCVELLQAGFEPVVVDNLCNSSEEALRRVEAITGKSVPFHQVDIQDAEGLRNIFREHNVSAVIHFAGLKAVGESVSIPLRYYQNNVAGTLTLCEVMEEFGVRQLIFSSSATVYGDPATVPIREDFPTGATNPYGASKLMVEDMLRDLCKAPGNQWKVSLLRYFNPIGAHESGTIGEDPAGIPNNLLPYVAQVAVGRLPQLQVFGDDYPTPDGTGVRDYIHVVDLARGHLAALNKLQRADTAADCYTYNLGTGRGSSVLEIVRAFAEAADKEIPYKVVPRRPGDIAACYADPTYAEQELGWKTELGLKRMVEDTWRWQSQNPKGYAE, translated from the coding sequence ATGAAAGTTCTGGTAACCGGGGGCGCCGGGTATATTGGCAGTCATACCTGTGTCGAGCTACTGCAGGCAGGGTTTGAGCCCGTCGTGGTGGATAATCTCTGCAATAGCAGCGAAGAAGCCCTGCGCCGGGTCGAGGCTATAACCGGCAAGTCTGTGCCTTTCCACCAGGTGGATATTCAGGACGCCGAAGGCCTGCGCAACATTTTTCGCGAACACAATGTCTCTGCGGTAATTCACTTCGCCGGACTCAAGGCGGTTGGCGAATCAGTTTCCATTCCGTTGCGCTATTACCAGAATAATGTTGCGGGCACCCTCACTCTGTGTGAGGTCATGGAAGAGTTTGGTGTGCGCCAGTTGATTTTTAGTTCCTCGGCCACGGTCTATGGCGACCCGGCGACGGTGCCCATTCGCGAAGACTTCCCCACCGGGGCCACCAACCCCTACGGCGCCAGCAAGCTGATGGTGGAAGATATGTTGCGGGACCTGTGCAAGGCTCCGGGTAACCAGTGGAAGGTGAGCCTGCTGCGCTACTTCAATCCCATTGGCGCCCACGAGAGCGGCACCATTGGCGAGGACCCCGCGGGTATCCCCAATAATCTGCTGCCTTACGTCGCCCAGGTCGCTGTGGGCCGCCTGCCCCAGCTGCAGGTGTTTGGCGACGACTACCCCACCCCCGACGGCACCGGTGTGCGGGACTACATCCACGTGGTCGATCTCGCCCGCGGTCATCTCGCGGCGCTGAACAAGCTGCAGCGGGCCGATACTGCGGCAGACTGCTACACCTACAACCTGGGTACCGGTCGCGGCAGCTCGGTGCTGGAAATTGTGCGCGCTTTTGCCGAGGCTGCGGATAAAGAGATCCCTTATAAAGTGGTTCCCCGTCGCCCCGGTGACATCGCCGCGTGTTATGCCGATCCCACCTATGCAGAGCAGGAGTTAGGCTGGAAAACCGAGCTCGGCCTGAAACGTATGGTGGAGGATACCTGGCGCTGGCAGTCGCAGAACCCCAAGGGGTATGCGGAGTAG
- the pulA gene encoding pullulanase-type alpha-1,6-glucosidase yields the protein MQASSRTRGRKRRACHIRTVSLLAIAISASAGSTAQTTNSELSLVNIPGTIQTPIGCAGDWDPACEASQLSYDANDDLWRGTYTLPAGDYEYKVAINGSWDENYGGYADAGGGNIPLNLAAERSVTFIYDHATNWIADNVRHSIVTAAGDFQSELGCPGDWQPDCLQTWLQDVDGDGIYTFITDALPAGDYQMKAALNEGWDESYGDANGQNIAFTAEAGKEVYFAFDSNTKNVVVSTDGVPRGDLTTDKAHWVDSNTIVWPVTLPEGGSAQLVASTSATLTLGPDGVTGDTAIPLTHNAGGPAEAVSEKFPHLANATTFTVPTDADIHALVKGQLAVAIFDAEGTIVDATGVQTPGVLDAQFAYEGTLGAMVGENAIEFALWAPTAKSVRVHLFDSGDQYAPTTQVDMTENNGVWTASTSIDWDRKFYMYEVEVYSYATRKIENNWVTDPYSLSLSTNSYKSQIVNLNDDDLKPEGWDSLMKPALAKAEDISVYELHVRDFSIEDDMVSEPARGTFAAFAEDGRGSLHLAELAAAGLTHVHLLPAFDFATVNEAREELKTTGDLSVYAADSTEQQAAVNAIRDEDGFNWGYDPLHFTVPEGSYSTDPNGVQRIIEFREMVQSLSDMGLRVVMDVVYNHTSSFAQYDNSILDKIVPGYYHRRNGEGFVEMSSCCANTASEHTMMEKLMRDSMKTWATAYKVDSFRFDLMGHHSKENILNVASDLQALTLEADGVDGSSMYLYGEGWNFGEVVDDARFVQARQSNMAGTGVGTFNDRLRDSVRGGNPFGGFEEQGFGTGLFTDSNGKFGGDDERATLLTLADKVRISLAGNLADYALETSVGTTLTGAELIYNGQPTGYTGDPQESINYVAAHDNETLFDGIQIKANSTTTVADRVRLQNFSTSLVMLAQGVPFIHAGQEILRSKSMDRDSYNSGDWFNAIDYSLATDNWGAGLPIADKNQDHWGLMAPLLANPDIAPQQADREFALAVFKEWLQIRASSGLFRLPTKEAVQSVVSFANTGPDQIPGLIAMHLNDPAGEFDADTSQILVLFNGGAEDQEFTLASATDLPFTLHEVQQASADTALATASVTDGVFTVPARTTAVFSLAREDDSSIPEDEEDTDQGEDENEDEGNDSSGGATGFALLALLAAALLRRRRI from the coding sequence ATGCAAGCTTCCTCGCGCACGCGCGGGCGCAAACGTCGCGCCTGTCATATTCGTACGGTCTCTCTTCTGGCGATCGCTATCTCCGCCTCGGCCGGTAGTACTGCCCAGACTACAAACTCCGAACTTTCCCTGGTCAATATTCCCGGCACGATCCAGACCCCGATCGGGTGCGCTGGCGACTGGGATCCAGCCTGCGAAGCGTCGCAACTGAGCTACGATGCGAACGATGATCTGTGGCGAGGCACCTACACCCTGCCCGCGGGTGATTACGAATACAAAGTGGCGATCAACGGATCCTGGGACGAAAACTACGGCGGCTACGCCGATGCGGGCGGCGGCAATATCCCGCTGAACCTCGCAGCCGAGCGCTCGGTTACATTCATCTATGACCACGCGACCAACTGGATTGCAGACAACGTAAGACACTCCATCGTCACCGCAGCGGGTGACTTTCAGAGCGAACTGGGCTGCCCCGGGGACTGGCAGCCCGATTGTCTGCAGACCTGGCTCCAGGACGTAGACGGCGACGGCATCTACACCTTCATTACCGATGCGCTACCCGCTGGTGATTACCAGATGAAAGCGGCTCTGAATGAGGGCTGGGATGAAAGTTACGGCGACGCCAATGGGCAAAATATTGCGTTTACGGCAGAGGCAGGAAAAGAAGTCTATTTTGCCTTCGACAGCAACACAAAAAACGTAGTGGTCAGCACGGACGGTGTCCCCCGTGGTGACCTGACCACCGACAAAGCACACTGGGTCGATAGCAACACCATCGTATGGCCGGTTACCCTGCCCGAAGGTGGCAGCGCCCAATTGGTGGCGAGCACGAGCGCCACACTGACCCTTGGCCCGGATGGTGTCACCGGCGATACCGCAATTCCCCTGACCCACAACGCCGGCGGCCCGGCCGAAGCGGTCAGCGAAAAATTCCCGCACCTGGCAAATGCCACCACCTTCACGGTACCGACCGACGCCGATATCCATGCACTGGTTAAAGGCCAACTGGCCGTGGCAATTTTCGATGCCGAAGGTACGATCGTCGATGCCACCGGCGTGCAAACACCGGGCGTGCTGGATGCACAATTCGCCTACGAAGGGACGCTCGGTGCGATGGTTGGCGAAAACGCCATTGAGTTTGCCCTGTGGGCACCCACGGCAAAATCCGTCAGGGTGCACCTGTTCGACAGCGGCGATCAGTACGCACCGACCACCCAGGTGGATATGACCGAAAACAATGGCGTGTGGACTGCCTCTACCAGTATCGACTGGGACCGCAAGTTCTATATGTACGAAGTAGAGGTCTACTCCTATGCGACACGCAAGATCGAAAACAACTGGGTGACCGACCCCTACTCCCTGAGCCTCTCCACCAACTCCTACAAGTCTCAGATCGTCAACCTGAATGACGATGACCTGAAACCGGAAGGCTGGGACTCGTTGATGAAGCCGGCATTGGCGAAGGCGGAAGATATTTCCGTATACGAACTGCACGTGCGTGATTTCAGCATCGAAGACGACATGGTGAGTGAGCCCGCCCGTGGAACCTTTGCGGCCTTTGCCGAAGACGGTCGCGGCAGCCTGCACCTGGCGGAACTAGCGGCAGCTGGGCTGACCCACGTGCACCTGCTGCCCGCGTTTGACTTCGCTACTGTAAATGAAGCACGCGAGGAACTGAAAACGACTGGCGATCTCAGTGTTTACGCCGCAGACAGCACCGAGCAGCAGGCCGCCGTTAACGCTATCCGCGATGAAGATGGCTTCAACTGGGGTTACGACCCGCTGCACTTCACCGTCCCGGAAGGCAGCTATTCCACCGACCCGAACGGTGTGCAGCGGATTATCGAGTTCCGCGAGATGGTCCAGTCACTGAGTGATATGGGCCTGCGTGTGGTGATGGATGTGGTGTACAACCACACCAGCTCCTTTGCCCAGTACGACAACTCTATACTGGACAAGATCGTTCCCGGCTATTACCACCGTCGTAACGGCGAGGGTTTTGTGGAAATGAGCAGCTGCTGTGCAAACACCGCCAGCGAGCACACCATGATGGAAAAGCTGATGCGCGATTCCATGAAAACCTGGGCCACCGCCTACAAGGTAGACAGCTTCCGCTTTGACCTGATGGGCCACCACAGCAAGGAAAACATCCTGAACGTGGCCAGTGATCTGCAGGCTCTCACCCTGGAGGCCGACGGCGTAGATGGCTCCTCCATGTATCTGTACGGGGAAGGCTGGAACTTCGGTGAGGTGGTTGACGATGCTCGCTTCGTGCAGGCACGCCAAAGCAATATGGCAGGCACCGGTGTCGGTACCTTTAATGATCGCCTGCGGGATTCCGTGCGCGGCGGGAATCCGTTCGGCGGATTCGAGGAGCAGGGTTTTGGTACCGGACTGTTCACCGACAGCAATGGCAAGTTCGGCGGAGACGATGAGCGCGCAACCCTGCTGACACTGGCGGATAAAGTGCGTATCAGCCTCGCTGGTAACCTGGCCGACTATGCACTGGAAACTTCCGTCGGCACCACGTTGACCGGCGCCGAGCTGATCTACAACGGCCAGCCCACAGGCTACACCGGCGACCCGCAGGAGTCGATCAACTACGTTGCCGCCCACGACAACGAAACCCTGTTCGACGGCATCCAGATCAAGGCCAACAGCACCACCACGGTTGCCGATCGAGTGCGCCTGCAGAACTTCAGTACCTCACTGGTGATGCTCGCCCAGGGGGTACCGTTCATACACGCCGGCCAGGAAATCCTGCGCTCCAAATCCATGGACCGCGACAGTTACAACTCCGGCGACTGGTTCAACGCCATCGATTACTCGCTGGCTACCGACAACTGGGGCGCGGGCCTGCCGATTGCCGACAAGAATCAGGACCACTGGGGGCTGATGGCACCGCTACTGGCAAACCCGGATATTGCACCGCAGCAGGCAGATCGTGAGTTTGCGCTGGCGGTATTCAAAGAGTGGCTGCAGATCCGCGCCAGCAGTGGGCTCTTCCGACTGCCGACAAAAGAAGCGGTTCAGTCCGTGGTCTCTTTCGCCAACACCGGTCCGGACCAGATTCCCGGCCTGATCGCCATGCACCTGAATGACCCGGCGGGGGAGTTTGATGCGGATACGTCGCAGATTCTGGTGCTGTTTAACGGCGGCGCAGAGGATCAGGAATTCACCCTCGCCTCTGCCACCGACCTGCCCTTCACTTTGCATGAGGTGCAGCAGGCATCCGCGGATACGGCACTGGCAACTGCTTCCGTCACCGACGGTGTGTTCACGGTACCGGCGCGCACCACTGCGGTATTCAGCCTCGCGCGGGAAGACGACAGTTCAATCCCGGAAGATGAGGAAGACACCGACCAGGGTGAAGATGAGAATGAAGACGAAGGCAATGACTCCAGTGGTGGCGCCACCGGCTTTGCCCTGCTGGCTCTTCTCGCCGCTGCCCTGCTGCGTCGCCGCCGTATCTAA
- a CDS encoding helix-turn-helix domain-containing protein yields the protein MSEVHVLTTGEAARYCGVNFRTVIRWIERGQLKAYKLPGRGDHRICVEDFVGFLRDNAMPVPAELGSATRKVLLVSTAPELAGCRPLLQQASVEVEIAGDSFSAGAILATSKPAMLVLDTSLEGLNGFQVLDCVRSRSDFSSLSVLVIAPAGEANPQRWLDAGADAVVAANCDRNELVGRINLLLDA from the coding sequence ATGAGCGAAGTGCATGTGCTCACTACCGGGGAGGCCGCCCGGTACTGTGGGGTGAATTTTCGTACCGTCATCCGCTGGATTGAACGCGGTCAGCTGAAGGCGTACAAGCTTCCCGGACGCGGCGACCACCGTATCTGCGTTGAAGATTTTGTCGGCTTCCTGCGGGATAACGCCATGCCGGTGCCTGCCGAGCTGGGTAGTGCAACCCGCAAGGTGCTGCTGGTATCGACGGCGCCGGAACTGGCGGGATGCCGTCCGCTGCTGCAGCAGGCGAGCGTGGAAGTGGAAATCGCGGGTGATAGCTTCAGTGCGGGTGCCATACTGGCGACGAGTAAACCGGCCATGCTGGTGCTGGATACCAGCCTTGAAGGCTTGAATGGCTTCCAGGTGCTGGATTGTGTGCGCTCTCGCAGTGACTTTTCTTCGTTGAGTGTGCTGGTGATTGCGCCGGCCGGAGAAGCAAATCCGCAGCGCTGGCTCGACGCCGGTGCCGATGCGGTGGTTGCCGCCAATTGCGATCGCAACGAGTTGGTGGGTCGTATCAATTTATTGCTGGATGCGTGA
- a CDS encoding SpoVR family protein codes for MLDTALSNKQPISTTSEWTFELIQEYDREIALLAKEFGLDTYPNQIEVISSEQMMDAYSSVGMPVGYNHWSFGKQFISVENNYQRGRMGLAYEIVINSNPCIAYLMEENTMTMQALVIAHASYGHNSFFKGNYLFRTWTDASSIIDYLLFAKNYIARCEERHGVDEVEALLDSCHALMNYGVDRYKRPYPISAHEEERRQKEREEYRQRQLNDLWRTIPKMDGAEELAQPHRFPDEPQENILYFIEKNAPLLENWQRELVRVVRKLAQYFYPQRQTQVMNEGWATFWHYTLLNELHARGKVTDGFMMEFLTSHTSVIYQPPYDSPYYNGINPYALGFSIFTDLRRICENPTPEDRAWFPDIAGSNWKETLQFAMRDFKDESFILQFLSPKVMRDMKLFCISDDDREKEIEVGAIHNEDGYRELRAKLAGQYNLGNREPNIQVYSVDTRGDRSITLHHTQHQRRPLGKDTGEVLRHLHRLWGFDVHLHSLNGDEVTASFHCPELGRDRSEEEESMLVPKPI; via the coding sequence ATGCTCGATACTGCACTCAGTAACAAGCAGCCCATTTCCACAACCTCCGAGTGGACTTTCGAGCTCATTCAGGAGTACGACCGGGAAATCGCGCTGCTGGCCAAGGAATTTGGCCTGGACACCTACCCCAACCAGATTGAGGTCATCAGCTCCGAGCAGATGATGGACGCCTACTCATCGGTTGGCATGCCGGTGGGCTACAACCACTGGTCCTTCGGTAAGCAATTCATCAGCGTGGAGAATAATTATCAGCGGGGGCGCATGGGGCTGGCGTACGAGATCGTGATCAACTCCAATCCGTGCATCGCCTACCTGATGGAAGAAAACACCATGACCATGCAGGCACTGGTGATTGCCCATGCCAGCTATGGTCACAACTCCTTTTTCAAGGGAAATTACCTGTTCCGCACCTGGACCGATGCCAGCAGTATTATCGATTACCTGCTGTTTGCGAAAAACTATATCGCGCGCTGCGAGGAGCGACACGGTGTGGATGAAGTGGAGGCCCTACTGGACAGCTGCCACGCGCTGATGAATTACGGCGTCGATCGCTACAAGCGCCCCTACCCCATTTCCGCCCATGAAGAAGAGCGCCGCCAGAAAGAACGCGAGGAGTACCGGCAGCGCCAGCTGAACGACCTGTGGCGGACAATACCGAAAATGGACGGGGCCGAAGAATTGGCACAACCCCACCGCTTCCCGGACGAGCCGCAGGAAAACATTCTTTACTTTATCGAGAAAAATGCACCCCTGCTGGAGAACTGGCAGCGTGAACTGGTGCGTGTCGTGCGCAAGCTGGCGCAGTACTTTTATCCCCAGCGCCAGACCCAGGTCATGAACGAGGGCTGGGCCACCTTCTGGCATTACACCCTGCTGAACGAGCTGCACGCCCGGGGCAAGGTGACCGATGGCTTCATGATGGAGTTTCTCACCAGCCACACCAGCGTGATCTACCAGCCACCCTACGACAGCCCCTACTACAACGGTATCAATCCCTACGCACTTGGCTTCAGTATCTTTACGGATTTGCGGCGTATTTGCGAAAACCCCACGCCGGAGGACCGCGCCTGGTTCCCGGATATCGCAGGCAGCAACTGGAAAGAAACCCTGCAATTCGCCATGCGCGACTTCAAGGACGAAAGCTTTATCCTGCAGTTCCTCTCACCCAAGGTGATGCGGGATATGAAACTGTTTTGTATTTCCGACGACGACCGGGAGAAAGAAATCGAGGTAGGGGCCATTCACAATGAGGATGGCTACCGGGAACTTCGTGCCAAGCTGGCAGGGCAGTACAACCTGGGCAATCGCGAGCCCAATATTCAGGTTTACTCGGTAGACACGCGCGGCGACCGCTCAATCACCCTGCACCACACCCAGCACCAGCGCAGACCACTGGGCAAGGACACCGGCGAGGTACTGCGCCACCTGCATCGCCTGTGGGGATTTGACGTACACCTGCACAGTCTGAATGGCGATGAAGTAACAGCGAGCTTCCATTGCCCGGAGCTCGGCAGGGATCGGTCAGAAGAGGAAGAATCCATGCTGGTGCCCAAGCCGATTTGA
- a CDS encoding YeaH/YhbH family protein — MSYIIDRRLNGKKKSTVNRQRFLRRYKSHIKKAVGEAMNSRSITDLGAGEKISIPTRDLNEPIFSNGRGGHMEQVLPGNKEFVTGDRIPRPGQGQGQGSGGSGASDSGEGMDEFAFQISQEEFLEFMFEGLELPNMVKRKLAGNDAFHVVRAGISNEGTPGRLNVVRSMRAANARRIALSGGKRRNLKLLEQEIEQEENKDPALRDQRRLEQLRLEVEDLKSRIKRIPFLDDFDLKYNLLVKQPRPSSKAVMFCLMDVSGSMNQATKDMAKRFFLLLYLFLQRSYEYTEVVFIRHHTSAKEVDEQEFFYSRETGGTIVSSALKMMRDIMRERYPASEWNIYGAQASDGDNWNDDSSTCHKILIDDIMPHVQYYSYVEITPRDHQALWDEYQSVAQVFPEHFAMEQIVDVGDIYPVFRQLFTQKVAA, encoded by the coding sequence ATGAGCTACATCATCGACCGTCGCCTGAATGGCAAGAAGAAAAGCACCGTTAATCGCCAGCGTTTTTTGCGCCGCTATAAATCGCACATCAAGAAAGCCGTCGGCGAGGCCATGAACAGCCGATCGATCACCGACTTGGGTGCCGGCGAGAAAATCAGCATCCCCACCCGCGACCTCAATGAGCCCATTTTTTCAAATGGCCGTGGCGGCCATATGGAACAGGTTCTTCCTGGCAACAAGGAATTCGTTACCGGTGATCGCATTCCTCGACCCGGCCAGGGCCAGGGGCAAGGCAGCGGCGGCAGCGGCGCCAGTGACAGCGGCGAAGGGATGGATGAATTTGCCTTTCAAATTTCCCAGGAAGAGTTCCTCGAATTCATGTTCGAAGGGCTGGAGCTGCCGAACATGGTGAAGCGCAAGCTCGCCGGCAACGATGCCTTCCACGTGGTACGCGCAGGCATCAGCAACGAGGGCACGCCCGGCAGGCTCAATGTGGTCCGCTCTATGCGCGCAGCGAACGCCCGGCGTATCGCACTGAGTGGCGGCAAGCGCCGCAACCTGAAATTGCTGGAGCAGGAGATTGAACAGGAAGAAAACAAGGACCCAGCACTGCGCGACCAGCGCAGGCTCGAGCAGCTGCGATTAGAAGTCGAGGACCTCAAAAGCCGCATCAAGCGCATCCCGTTTCTCGATGACTTCGACCTCAAGTACAACCTGCTGGTAAAACAACCCAGACCCAGCTCGAAAGCGGTCATGTTTTGCCTGATGGACGTATCCGGCTCCATGAACCAAGCCACCAAGGATATGGCCAAGCGGTTTTTCCTGCTGCTTTACCTGTTTTTACAGCGCAGCTATGAATATACCGAGGTGGTGTTTATCCGGCATCACACCAGTGCCAAAGAAGTAGACGAGCAGGAGTTTTTCTACTCCCGCGAAACTGGTGGCACCATCGTTTCCAGCGCTCTGAAAATGATGCGCGACATCATGCGCGAACGTTATCCCGCCAGTGAGTGGAATATCTACGGTGCCCAGGCATCCGATGGGGACAACTGGAACGACGACTCCAGTACCTGCCACAAAATTCTGATCGACGACATCATGCCCCACGTCCAGTACTACTCCTACGTGGAAATCACCCCCAGGGACCACCAGGCACTGTGGGACGAATACCAGAGTGTGGCGCAGGTGTTTCCTGAACACTTCGCCATGGAGCAGATTGTCGATGTCGGGGATATCTATCCGGTATTCCGCCAGCTATTTACCCAGAAGGTTGCCGCGTAA